The Mucilaginibacter rubeus genomic interval ATCGGCCAATAGCTTATCAACTATGGTCTTTAAATTTTTTTGATAGTTATCGGGTGATACCGGAGCACCATGCGGCCCTTGAATGGCACTGTCATTTGTGCCCAGTTTTATCGAAAATATCAATAGCGCATCTTTATCGGTAAAGTTGCTTGCCGCTTGCTCTACTTTGGTAAAAGTATCCGTGCCCGGCAAAAAATCAAGTGTGGTATAGCCGCTATGTCCCTGGTTGCTGAAATTTACCGCATCCAGGTTTTTCTGCTTTTGCAGATAAGCTACCGCGGTTGCGGGCGGGGCTTCGGTAGCCGCATCGGCGAGTTGAACGCCCTGGGTTATGCTATTGCCGATAAATACGATATTAAGTGCATTCTTTTTATGCTGAGCCAACGTTATAGTTGAGGTCATGAATAACAGCATGGCTGCTAACAGATACTTTTTCATTTTACGTATTCAAAAATTTAATACTACTGCCAATTAACACCCATGTTCCAGAACATAAATGCCCATTTATCAACCTGCCCGTTGATGAGCTGGGCTGTACTTTGCCCGGCACCGTGGCCTGCGTTGGTTTCAATGCGGATAAGTGTTGGTGCCGTGCCCTGCTGGTATTCCTGCAGGCGGGCTGCAAATTTGAAGGAATGGGCCGGTACTACACGGTCGTCATGATCGGCGGTAGTAATCATAGTTGCAGGGTAAACTCCCGGTTTAAGGGCATGATACGGCGAATAGTTATATAGATATTTAAACATCTGCTCCGAATCTTCGGCTGTGCCATAATCATAGCTCCAGCCCGCGCCGGCGGTAAATTTGTTATACCTGAGCATATCCAGTACGCCTACTGCCGGGAATGCTACTTTAAACAGATCGGGGCGTTGGGTTAGCATAGCGCCGATGAGTAACCCGCCGTTTGAGCCTCCAGAAACGGCGAGATGGTCTTTTGATGTGTATTTATTTTTGATGAGATATTCGGCCGCGGCTATAAAATCATCAAATACATTCTGCTTTTTTTGTTTGATGCCCTTGCGGTGCCAAAGCTCGCCATACTCGCCGCCACCACGCAAATTAGGAACAGCATAAATACCTCCATGCTCAAGCAATATAATGTTTGAAGTGCTGAATGCAGGGGTTAAACTAACGCCAAAGCCGCCATAAGCATACAGTAAAGTAGGGTTTTGACCGTTAAGTTCAGTTCCTTTTTTGTAGGTAATGATCATCGGGATCTTGGTTTTATCCTTTGAGGTATAAAACACCTGCTTTGATTCATATTGTTCCGGATCAAACTTTGCGCCCGATTTTTTATAGATCACCGAAGTCCCGGTTGCGATATCCAGCTTGAAAATGGTTGGCGGATAGATGTAGTTGGTAAAAGTGTAATAAGTTACATTTTCTTCTTTTTTAGTTCCAAAACCTGAGGCGGAACCAATTGATGGTAACTGAATGGTGCGCTCCAGTTTACCATCCATATTGTACTGCTGTATAAGCGAGGTGGCATCCTGCAGGTATGTGGCAAAAATTTTGCCGCCGCCGGTAGTGGCGCTGAGTACATTTTTTGATTCGGGGATCAGGTTTTTCCAGTGGGTTACACCTGGTTCGGCAGCATCGACAGTAACAATTTTAAAATTGGGCGAGTAGATATTGGTGAGGATATAAAGCTTGCTGCCCATGTTATCTAACACGCTATGCTGATTATCAAAATTGTTTACCACGTTTACGATCTGGCTGCCGGGTTTGCTTAAGTCCTGGATATATAGCTCATTGCCTGTTGTTGATGTGGCGGCCGTGATTACCAAAAAGCGTTCATCTTCGGTTAGGTACGCGCCTATGTAACGGCGGGGAGTTTTATCGCCTCCAAATATCAATTTATCGGTACTTTGAGGTGTGCCCAGCTTATGGTAGTAAAGCTTATGAAACTGTGTCATACCCGAAAGCTGGCTGCCTTCGGTTGGCTTGTCATAGCTGCTGTAGTAAAATCCATCGGTACCATGCCATGCCAGTCCGCTAAATTTTACGTCTTTAAGCGTATCGCCAACTACGCTTTTATCTTCGGTATTAATTATGATGACTTTGCGCCAGTCCGACCCTCCTTCTGAGATCTGGTATGCGGCCAGCTCACCGTTTTTGCTAAACTCGATGCCTTGTAGTGAAGTAGTACCATCAGCAGAGAATTTATTGGGATCAAGAAAAACTTCGGGTGCACCGGTATCGCCTAACTGGCGGTATAATACGTTCTGGCTTTGCAGGCCATCGTTTTTATAAAAGTAAATGTATTTACCCTCCTTAAAAGGGGCGCTATACTTTTCGTAGTTCCATAAAAACTCCAGGCGTTTATGAATTTCGGCCCGGTAAGGGATCTGGTCAAGATAGTTGAAGGTTACTTTATTTTCGTCCTGTACCCAGGCTTTGGTATCATCGGCATGGTCATGCTCCAACCAGCGGTATGGGTCGGGGACTTGGGTTCCGAAATAGGTATCAACAACGTCAACTTTTTTTGCTTTAGGATATGGGAGGGTTTTTATAGTCATTTGTGCATGTGTATAGCTGCAAAATAAAACAGCTAACGCTAATAAACAGAACGTTTTTGTCATGATAGTTTAAATTACAGGCTACTAAAGATAGCTATTTACGGCACATCGCCATAAGGTAATAACGCTTCAAAGGTTAAAAGTTGTTAATTTTGCGGCCGGTTGCTGTTTAATTGGCCTTGGCGGGCTATATTAGCGGCGTGAAAAAATAGCCGTAAAACAGGGCAATTAATTAAATATTAACGCCTTAGTTTTTTGCTGGTGATAACTATAGTGATTTTTAACCCGAAACCGTATTCGGCTATCACATAAGTATCAATAATAATGCGTTTTTTTGCACGTTTGCTTTGCAGCTAAGTTTGCAATGGCAAAACTTACAGTAATACAGTTACATAATAACAAACATGAAACAAACCCTTACTTTTTTTGCAGCAGGCCTTTTAATGCTGCTGGCCTTTACTTCAAAAGCTCAGGATACCAACGATAAAGATGACGAAACCAAAGTAAAGCAAAAACCTTATGTTGGTTTAGGCATGGGTATTTCTTATCCATTCAGCAACTTCAAAAAAACAGATTACAGCAATAATAAATCGGGCTTTGCAAACAGGGGTGTTACCTTCCAGCTTGACGGAGCGGTTTACCTGAAACGCAATTTTGGTATAGGTTATACCTTCTCATACCAGGATCAGAGTAATTTTTCGTACGATGATGATTTAATCTTATCACAAGGTTATACTACCGATTTTAAAGCCGACCAGGGAACTGTAACTGCCGATAAACGTTACCGCAGCTTTAACCTGTTGGTTGGTCCGCAATATACTTTTGTATGGCGTAGCTTGTCATTTGACGTAAGGGCTTCTGCGGGTGCCATTAAAAGTCAGACCTCACCCTTGTTGACCATAAGTGTTACCGGTGTGGACGCGCAAACCGGCAGTATTACCCAGGAAAGTGCTAAAGGCTATGCTTTTGCATACGGCGGTAGTGCGGCCATCAGGTTTGATATGGGAGCAGGCTGGGGCTTATCGCTGAAAGGCAATTATGTAAATTCACCCGGTTACAACGTAACTACTACCGGTCGTACGCTTAACGTAGGTCGGTTGGTAACCAAACAGCCAATCACCGAAGGACAGGTTGTATTCGGATTATACAAAGCATTTTAATTGCTATAAAAGCTAAAAGCAGAACGCATAAAGCTTAACGCAGATAAATAAAAAGAGCAGATCATTGATCTGCTCTTTTTATTTTATAATCATTTGAACTGATCAGTTAACCGTAACCTGTTCTGGCTTGTCGGCTACGATTTCGGGCTGACATTTAAAGAATTCGAATGTGCCGGTAGCGCATACATGCTTTCCTTTTATGCTGGATAAATCAAGCTTGATCTGGCTGCCTTTTACAGCTATGGTATATTTTTGCCTTGGATAAGCTGCTCCCATATTTAGCAGGGTAAGTGTATCGCTCACCGTTTTGTAGGAGTAAACGGTATCACATAGCGTACCTACTTTACCTACGTTGTTCTTGAAATCGGCCATGGTAAAACCTTTGGATTGTTGGGCCGATGCTTTGCCGGCAAAAGCGACCAGGAGTAGTGCCGGCAGTAATAGTTTTTTCATTGGTGGATATATCAGTGTTTTAATGATTGCTGGTCTTCGTCTTTTTTATTTGGCGCAGGTGCGTAGCCGTCTTCAAAATTTAAAGTGAATGACGATTCGGCCGCGCGACTGGCCGCGTTTAATCCGGCTACATCCGGTTCGCTGTTGTCAATTATTTCGTTGCCGGTATCCTGGCCTTCGTTCTGCTCATACTCATTGCCTGGGTCTTTATTTTCCTGGGCATCATCAAGATTTGGATTTTCGGGGATTGCCATAATTTTAATGTTTAATGTATTGTGAATAACCACTAAGATACGGTGTTGTTTGATGCTTATTGTGTAACAATCTTTATCTTTTCTGTTTGATGGTTAAAACGTATTTTTGCCGCTATGCCGGTTCGCGACAAACTCTATTTTGCTTCTGATTTTCATTTAGGTACAGGCACATACGCCTCAAGCCGCCAACGCGAAGATAAGATAGTGCGATGGCTCGATAGTATTAAGCACGATGCCGCCGAGCTATTCCTGGTTGGCGATGTTTTTGACTTTTGGTTTGAATACAAAACCGTAGTACCTAAAGGCTATATCCGTTTCCTGGGCAAACTTGCCGAACTTACAGATGCCGGCGTTAAACTTTACCTCTTTAAGGGCAACCACGATATGTGGATGTTTGATTATTTTACAGATGAGCTCGGCGCTACCATCATCAGTAATGAATTGAAAATTGAGCGCGGTGGCAAGAAGTTCTATATACATCATGGCGATGGGCTTGGTCCGGGTGATAGCTTTTATAAGTTTTTGAAGGGCTTTTTCAGAAGTGGATTTTGCCAATGGCTGTTTGCCCGTATCCACCCAAACCTTGGCGTAGGCATAGCCAATAAATGGAGCCGTCACAGCCGCGATACCAATGAAAAGAAAGATAACCCCAAGCCCGGAGAACAGGAATGGCTGGTAACTTTTTGTCGCGAAGAACTCAAAACCAATTTTTACGATTACCTTGTTTTCGGTCATCGCCATATCCCGCTCGATATCCAGTTAACACCACAAAGCCGTTACATTAATCTTGGCGAATGGGTTACACAGTTTACTTATGCTGTTTTTGACGGTAGTGAGCTGAAGCTGGAATATTTTGAGAAAGCTGCTGAATAGTTTTAGGAGCGTTGAAAGGTTCTATTCATTGCCGTTGACTTTAGTCAACGGTTGAGGGAACAAATAATCGGACTTTAGCCAAACTCAGCGCGTGGCATTTTGGCTAAAGCCGTTTGCTTTTTCATCATTATTCCGTTGACTAAAGTCAACGGCAATGAATTCTGTGCGGTGATTAACTAATAGCATTTCGATAGTCACCAGTGTTTACTGATTGTAATAAGCTGATTGCAGTGCGGTCATGGAGCGATACATTGCATTTTCTTACAGAAAAAATGCGTACTTTTGTGCACTTTTTTGCAGTAAGTCTGTAAACCGCCCCGAAACATCAAAACTTTCATAAGCCGGTTCAATATCAAACAGTTTGGCTGCATCTTTATTTATAACATATGTTAGATAAATTAGAACTGATACACGAGCGCTGGAAAAACGTTGAAGGTGAGCTGAGCAGTCCTGACGCCATGCAGGACATGAAGCGTTTTGCCCAGTTAAATAAAGAATATAAAGACCTTGCTAAAATTGTTGACGAGTATTTTATATACCGCAACATTATGAGCAATATCGATACCAATAAGGAAATTCTGGCTACTGAAAAAGACGAGGAGTTTCGTGAGATGGCCAAGATGGAACTTGATGAATTACTTGCTCAACAGGAAGTAAAAGAAGAAGAGATTCGTCTGATGCTAATCCCTAAAGATCCTGAGGACTCTAAAAACGCGATCGTCGAGATCCGCGGTGGTACCGGTGGTGACGAGGCAGCCCTTTTTGCCGGCGACCTTTACCGCATGTACATGCGCTACTGCGAAAAACGCGGCTGGCGTACCGAGCTGGTTGATTACACCGAAGGCACCAGTGGTGGTTACAAAGAGATTGTGTTTAACGTAAACGCCGAAGACGCTTACGGAACCCTTAAATATGAGTCAGGCGTACACCGCGTACAACGTGTACCAGATACCGAAACACAGGGCCGTGTTCATACCTCAGCAGCATCTGTAGTAGTATTGCCTGAAGTTGATGAGTTTGATATCGATCTGCAGGTAAGTGATATCCGTAAAGATTTGTTCTGTGCTTCAGGGCCGGGTGGACAGTCGGTAAATACTACGTATTCGGCCGTAAGGTTAACCCACTTACCTACCGGTATTGTTGCCCAGTGCCAGGATCAGAAATCGCAATTAAAAAACTACGATAAGGCCTTACAGGTATTACGTTCGAGGGTGTACGAAATGGAGTTGCAAAAGCACCTGGAAGAAACATCTAAAAAACGTAAAACCATGGTATCAACCGGCGACAGGTCGGCCAAGGTACGTACCTATAACTATCCACAGGGTCGTTTAACCGAGCACCGTATTGGTCTTACCATTTACAACCTGCCGGGCGTATTAAACGGCGATTTGCAGGAGATTCTTGAATCGCTTCAGTTTGCTGAAAATGCTGAGAAATTGAAAGAAGGAACAGTAGCGTAATTGACGTTTAAATAATATGAAAAAGGTCCCCAACCGGTGAGGTTGGCGACCTTTTTTTTGTTTGGAGCAAAAAGAAGCGTCATTGCGAGGAACGAAGCAATTCCAAACTATACAGGGCGGACCTGCAAATCGGGGATTATTAATAATTATAATTTGTTTTTATAGGTATTAATGAGCTCCCTTCGGTCGGTTGTCTTCGTTCCTCGCAATGACGCCTTTTAGATTATGCTGCTTTAAATTATAATTTAAACTTACCCTTTAAAGCGGCCAGTTTCAAAGCCATATCGGTTTCTGGCTCTTTTTCCACTCTTTTATTAAAGTTTGGTTTGTTATTACCTTGCGGGCGACGGTCGTCGTTACGGCGCTGGTTGTTTGGCTCGCTCTTGTCATTTTCTTTCATGGATAGAGCGATACGTTTGCGGTTCACATCAACCTCGGTAAC includes:
- a CDS encoding GDSL-type esterase/lipase family protein, whose product is MKKYLLAAMLLFMTSTITLAQHKKNALNIVFIGNSITQGVQLADAATEAPPATAVAYLQKQKNLDAVNFSNQGHSGYTTLDFLPGTDTFTKVEQAASNFTDKDALLIFSIKLGTNDSAIQGPHGAPVSPDNYQKNLKTIVDKLLADFPKAIVIFQHPVWYSPNTYNGGKYLQEGLSRLQSYIPMIDGLVKTYATINPQHVFVGDTKAFAYFEKNHLTDLIPENGKQGTFYLHPNKKGAEALGRFWGIAIDNVVRRYF
- the prfA gene encoding peptide chain release factor 1 translates to MLDKLELIHERWKNVEGELSSPDAMQDMKRFAQLNKEYKDLAKIVDEYFIYRNIMSNIDTNKEILATEKDEEFREMAKMELDELLAQQEVKEEEIRLMLIPKDPEDSKNAIVEIRGGTGGDEAALFAGDLYRMYMRYCEKRGWRTELVDYTEGTSGGYKEIVFNVNAEDAYGTLKYESGVHRVQRVPDTETQGRVHTSAASVVVLPEVDEFDIDLQVSDIRKDLFCASGPGGQSVNTTYSAVRLTHLPTGIVAQCQDQKSQLKNYDKALQVLRSRVYEMELQKHLEETSKKRKTMVSTGDRSAKVRTYNYPQGRLTEHRIGLTIYNLPGVLNGDLQEILESLQFAENAEKLKEGTVA
- a CDS encoding prolyl oligopeptidase family serine peptidase; this translates as MTIKTLPYPKAKKVDVVDTYFGTQVPDPYRWLEHDHADDTKAWVQDENKVTFNYLDQIPYRAEIHKRLEFLWNYEKYSAPFKEGKYIYFYKNDGLQSQNVLYRQLGDTGAPEVFLDPNKFSADGTTSLQGIEFSKNGELAAYQISEGGSDWRKVIIINTEDKSVVGDTLKDVKFSGLAWHGTDGFYYSSYDKPTEGSQLSGMTQFHKLYYHKLGTPQSTDKLIFGGDKTPRRYIGAYLTEDERFLVITAATSTTGNELYIQDLSKPGSQIVNVVNNFDNQHSVLDNMGSKLYILTNIYSPNFKIVTVDAAEPGVTHWKNLIPESKNVLSATTGGGKIFATYLQDATSLIQQYNMDGKLERTIQLPSIGSASGFGTKKEENVTYYTFTNYIYPPTIFKLDIATGTSVIYKKSGAKFDPEQYESKQVFYTSKDKTKIPMIITYKKGTELNGQNPTLLYAYGGFGVSLTPAFSTSNIILLEHGGIYAVPNLRGGGEYGELWHRKGIKQKKQNVFDDFIAAAEYLIKNKYTSKDHLAVSGGSNGGLLIGAMLTQRPDLFKVAFPAVGVLDMLRYNKFTAGAGWSYDYGTAEDSEQMFKYLYNYSPYHALKPGVYPATMITTADHDDRVVPAHSFKFAARLQEYQQGTAPTLIRIETNAGHGAGQSTAQLINGQVDKWAFMFWNMGVNWQ
- a CDS encoding UDP-2,3-diacylglucosamine diphosphatase, which translates into the protein MPVRDKLYFASDFHLGTGTYASSRQREDKIVRWLDSIKHDAAELFLVGDVFDFWFEYKTVVPKGYIRFLGKLAELTDAGVKLYLFKGNHDMWMFDYFTDELGATIISNELKIERGGKKFYIHHGDGLGPGDSFYKFLKGFFRSGFCQWLFARIHPNLGVGIANKWSRHSRDTNEKKDNPKPGEQEWLVTFCREELKTNFYDYLVFGHRHIPLDIQLTPQSRYINLGEWVTQFTYAVFDGSELKLEYFEKAAE